One Hermetia illucens chromosome 4, iHerIll2.2.curated.20191125, whole genome shotgun sequence DNA segment encodes these proteins:
- the LOC119654011 gene encoding uncharacterized protein LOC119654011, with protein MFVYSRKPSGSKRESVVRLLLTIKVRLVISTWELVCNKLVAEKFRFRINNISIVQCYAPMETSDTLEKDSNEQLKAIQEQLSIVKREQQPCIQTWPVHIFRSVRLTVGLVKANENAFLHEISETRHRLIRGTADELHTLFEFSASRRKE; from the exons ATGTTTGTATACTCTAGAAAACCAAGTGGAAGCAAACGTGAATCCGTTGTCAGACTGTTGCTGACGATTAAAGTAAGGCTCGTGATTAGTACCTGGGAACTTGTTTGTAACAAATTAGTGGCTGAGAAATTTCGATTCAGAATTAATAACATTTCTATAGTACAGTGCTACGCGCCAATGGAAACTTCCGATACACTGGAGAAGGATTCAAACGAGCAACTCAAAGCAATCCAGGAGCAGCTTTCTATAG TCAAAAGGGAACAACAACCTTGCATTCAAACTTGGCCGGTTCATATATTTCGAAGTGTACGCCTAACGGTTGGTCTGGTTAAGGCGaatgaaaatgcatttttgcACGAGATTAGCGAGACCCGACATCGGCTGATTAGAGGGACAGCTGATGAGCTGCACACGTTATTTGAGTTTAGTGCTTCGAGGAGAAAAGAGTAG